GTGTAAATCATGCTGCTTTAGGCATTCAATTCAGTAAGCGTCCTTTACAAGATGTTGTAGAAGAACTGGCAGAAGAAGTTTTACCATATTTTCCAACACTTTTGAAGTAAAATATAGAAGGTGAAGTATTATCTGTAAACAAAAACAAACTAAATTATTGGAAACGATATTTAATATTAATTTGGGTAATTATTATCATACTTTTATAAATTGAAATATCTAAAAGGTACCCAAACTAACTTCATTGGTGGTCTAGGGGAAACTTTAGCTAAAAAATGGTTGAGCAAAACTGAAATCGGAAGACTACATTTTTAATAAAAAAATCTTAAATGATGTCCAGAGAAAAGAGATTAGTACTTCTATCCTTGCTGACGGGTCTTGTGCTGATGCTGATAAAGTTTACCGCTTATCTAATTACAGATTCGAATGCAATATTTACAGATGCTGCAGAAAGTATCGTGAATGTGGTCGCATCGGGCTTTGCATTTTACAGTATCTATCTGTCTGCAAGGCCCAGAGACGAAAACCATCCTTACGGACATGGAAAAGTAGAGTTCTTCTCTGTCTTTGTTGAAGGCGGACTCATCTTTATTGCGGGGCTCATTATTCTTGTTAAAGCTGTTTATAATCTTTTCTTTCCCAATGAATTGCTCAATCTTTCGGAAGGTATAGGATTGATAGCAGTAACGGGCCTTGTCAATTTTATTGTAGGTGTTTACCTTGTTAAAAGAGGACGATTGCTCAAATCCCTGACTATCGAAGCGGACGGAAAGCACCTGCAGGTCGATGCATACAGCACATTTGGTCTCCTTATTGGTCTTCTGCTTATCACCTGGACTCACCTGACCTGGTTAGACAGTGTCATCTCTTTATTATTAGGTGGTTTTATTTTATTTAACGGTTATCGGTTGTTACGAAAGTCAATAGGCGGCTTGATGGATGAATCGGATCTTGAACTGGTCAATGAGGTCGTAGATACATTGAATTCCGTCAGGCGTACAGAATGGATAGATATTCACAACCTGAGGGTACAGCGTTATGGAAATGAGCTGCATGTAGACTGTCACCTGACACTGCCCCGATATTATAAACTGGATAGGGTACACGACGAGATTTCAGCTCTGGACACCATCGTAAATGCTAAATTATCTACCCGGACAGAATTTTTTGTACATGCAGATCCTTGTCTTCCTGAATGTTGCAGCTATTGCTCAATAGCAGATTGCCCTGTACGATCAGTTGCATTTGCCCATGATATACAATGGGATATTCAAAATGTAACCCGAAATAAAAAGCATTTTGAGAGCATAACCCCTTCGTAAAAATCACTTGTAGGGCGGGTAAAAGCAGGCTATTGTAAAAAAATCTTATTATACACGATCTTTTGGGGGCTAAATATGCTGTGAAAAAAGTATCTTTGCTGTTTAAAAAGCGATTTTAAAATCTTATATGAAGCATATTCGTAATTTCTGTATTATTGCCCACATTGACCATGGTAAGAGTACATTGGCAGATCGATTACTGGAGTTTACAAACACCATTAGTCAACGTGAGGCGCAAGCACAATTGCTTGATAATATGGATCTTGAGCGTGAGCGTGGGATTACCATCAAGAGTCATGCGATTCAGATGAATTATAAAAAAGACGGTGAGGAGTATATTCTAAACTTAATTGATACTCCCGGACACGTCGATTTTTCCTATGAAGTTTCCCGATCGATAGCAGCCTGCGAAGGTGCATTACTGATCGTAGATGCTTCTCAGGGTATTCAGGCACAGACCATTTCCAATCTTTACCTGGCATTGGAACATGATCTGGAAATCATTCCTATCTTAAATAAAATGGACTTACCGGGTGCTATGCCTGAGGAAGTTAAAGACCAGATCATTGATCTGATCGGAGGAAACAGAGAGGATATTATTCCTGCATCCGGAAAAACCGGATTGGGAGTTCCTGATATTTTAGAAGCTATCGTAAAACGTGTACCTGCTCCGGTTGGAGATCCGGACGGACCTTTACAGGCATTGATCTTTGACTCGGTATTCAACTCTTTCCGCGGTATCATGGCCTACTTTAAAGTAGAAAACGGAGAGATCCGTAAGGGTGACCGTGTTAAGTTTATCGCTACCGGCAAAGAATATTTTGCGGATGAAATCGGGACATTAAAATTGAATCAGGTTCCTAAGGATGTCATCAAAACAGGTGATGTAGGCTATATTATTTCAGGTATCAAGGAAGCCCGTGAGGTGAAGGTGGGGGATACGATCACACACAGAGATCGTCCGAGTCCGAATGCCATTCAGGGATTTGAAGAGGTTAAGCCAATGGTTTTTGCCGGTATTTACCCTGTAGATACAGAAGACTACGAAGAGTTACGCGAATCT
The Sphingobacterium spiritivorum genome window above contains:
- a CDS encoding cation diffusion facilitator family transporter, whose protein sequence is MMSREKRLVLLSLLTGLVLMLIKFTAYLITDSNAIFTDAAESIVNVVASGFAFYSIYLSARPRDENHPYGHGKVEFFSVFVEGGLIFIAGLIILVKAVYNLFFPNELLNLSEGIGLIAVTGLVNFIVGVYLVKRGRLLKSLTIEADGKHLQVDAYSTFGLLIGLLLITWTHLTWLDSVISLLLGGFILFNGYRLLRKSIGGLMDESDLELVNEVVDTLNSVRRTEWIDIHNLRVQRYGNELHVDCHLTLPRYYKLDRVHDEISALDTIVNAKLSTRTEFFVHADPCLPECCSYCSIADCPVRSVAFAHDIQWDIQNVTRNKKHFESITPS
- the lepA gene encoding translation elongation factor 4, with the translated sequence MKHIRNFCIIAHIDHGKSTLADRLLEFTNTISQREAQAQLLDNMDLERERGITIKSHAIQMNYKKDGEEYILNLIDTPGHVDFSYEVSRSIAACEGALLIVDASQGIQAQTISNLYLALEHDLEIIPILNKMDLPGAMPEEVKDQIIDLIGGNREDIIPASGKTGLGVPDILEAIVKRVPAPVGDPDGPLQALIFDSVFNSFRGIMAYFKVENGEIRKGDRVKFIATGKEYFADEIGTLKLNQVPKDVIKTGDVGYIISGIKEAREVKVGDTITHRDRPSPNAIQGFEEVKPMVFAGIYPVDTEDYEELRESMHRLQLNDASLVFEPESSAALGFGFRCGFLGMLHMEIIQERLEREFDMTVITTVPNVSYKAYLTKDNEEVLVHNPSDLPDPSKLDAIEEPYIKANIITKAEFVGPIMSLCIQKRGVIVNQSYLTSDRVELIFEMPMGEIVFDFYDKLKTISKGYASFDYTQIGYRTSDLVKLDIRLNDEPVDALSSLIHRSNAYDFGKKICEKLKELLPRQQFEIRIQASIGAKIIARETISALRKDVTAKCYGGDISRKRKLLEKQKKGKKRMRQVGNVEIPQSAFMAVLKLD